The genomic window TATATTTTATTCACCAGCTTCAATACAAGTACGTTCATATCCTGTCAGGTTTATGATGGTTCTATACGGTTCTGAGCGCGTCCACCGGGTTTAGCTTCAAAGCCTTGCGGGCCGGCCAGAGTGATGAAATGATCGCCGTGGTGATGACCATGATCGTCGTAAATACAAAAAATTCAGGGGTCACCACCGGGTACACCTTCGCTGCATAGCCAATGGCCTCGAAACCCTCTCCCCAGCCGGCAAAATGGATCCCTGTCCTGCCCAGGATTTTTATGATCGTCCATCCGGAAAGCATTCCGGCTGCCGCTCCGACAAAAGTCAAAAAAATGGTTTCCAGCATGA from Bacteroidales bacterium includes these protein-coding regions:
- a CDS encoding FtsX-like permease family protein, whose amino-acid sequence is MLETIFLTFVGAAAGMLSGWTIIKILGRTGIHFAGWGEGFEAIGYAAKVYPVVTPEFFVFTTIMVITTAIISSLWPARKALKLNPVDALRTV